The nucleotide window ctgtagaatcttggatgagaacctcCTGGCCTGGACgtgtcttccagcatgacaataaacaaaaacataaggCCAAGACAACAATCTGATGGTTTTGTAGctcattccagccttgtgcaggtctataatcttgtccctgatgtcttttgacagctcttttttcgttcccatggtggtggagaggtttgaattgaagaggttgattctggaacaggtgtcttttatagaTATAATGAGTTTATATTAAGAGTACTTTTCTAAAAggtacaggactaatttggctctgtgggagtcagaattcttgctggttggtacaggatcaaatacttatttaacTATCAAATACGAATTAATTTATAaactttcagattttttttatattctgtctctctctgttaaaataaacctaccataaaaaatCTAGacagttcatttctttgtaaggggtaaactcacaaaatcagcaggggatcaaataattactTCCCCCACTGTAATGCCTATTAAAGGATACAGGTTTTCCATCAGGCGAAAACTGAGGTAGATTCCGAAGTGTTTCACTGACTAACGTGTCCCAGTGTGTTGTTTCACTAGAGAGAGTCATAAAAAGATACAAGCAATGTTATTAGCAATGTACAAACTTCATTAATACACAAGTAAAATATCCAATGACACAAAAAtctcaaaatattaaaacagaaTTGGCCTTCTGAACTATCCACAACTTACCTTGCAGAAGCTTGGGCAGTGTAAAGTAGTTTGGCTGTAGGAACTGGACATACAGACCTCACCAACTCCCATGGTTCTATTCCCAAACCTTGGCcacttaaaacaaaacaaaaaaactgaagtttgtggagacctgaccatcacacccatatgcaCAATCCCAAACCAAATGGATTATTAATGGTATTATAAACACCTGAAAATCTactaaatgaaaagaaaggatCGGATTTTAGGCCTAAATAAGGTCAGATAAAAACAGTTATAATTAGTTATGCTCAATAGCCCGATTTTGCCACAGAATCACATTTACCTGCCTGTAGTCAAAGACCTCAGTGGCATCAAGAGTCCGGCCATGCACGAGGTTATGTGTGCATTCATTGCTGAAAGTGTGCTTTGTGGAAAACCACAGGAGACAGCTCCAAACCCTGCATGTGATTTCTGTTGAAAGCCAGCCTGACTTAATACATGGTCATTATGAAACAGAAGTATGCCGTCGGTTGACCTGCAAGTTATGGAAAACGTAATTACgcaaaactgaaaaaataaaattagatttttagaGAGCAGATCGTTGAAATTAACATTTGTAAGACCTGTGTAGTGCTGCTAGACTCAATAAAGTGTTGTAGTGCTGGAGCGGGCTCTCTCCACTTTGATGAGGGACCACGGACACGGTCAGGATATGACCCACAGGAAACTCCTCACGAATATCCTCACACAGTCGTGAACCAAAACCTGCCAGTCCGTACAGgtgaaaataatatatacttTCTATTTTGAGCAAATCAATCGATTTCATTGGTCTTCTCTATCGAATAAATGTCTTTTCCACACTGAAGAGTGTAATTAGATATGAAGTGATTATAGATTAACTGCAGGGCCACGCTGCTCACCGGACCCTGTGCCTCCACTCAGACTGTGCAGGAGCACAGTTCCACCGTAGTAATCTTGTCTCTCTGCCTCTCGACGCACTGCCTCCATTGTTTGCTGGAGTAAAGCATTCTCAGTCTCACCTCTTCCTCCATGGTAACCTGTTTTATACATCAACAGCTCAGGttcctttgttttttgagaAACACAACAAATAATTCACCATAATTAAAAGTACACATgcctatttttttaatatggccATGCGACAGATCATATATTATAATCGTTTATTGTTATCGTCAttaaaaacattgcaaaattacatttttattgtctttACCTGGTGTAaatgctgaattttttttttggtcattttaaaCTGTTAGGTTTGTCAGgacaaaacttaaaataaatctgCCCCTTCTAAATAATTGTGCTTTATATAACATATGTTCATTATATGTACCATGAACTATAAAAAGTGTATCTGCATTGTTAAGGATTGAGCAGCACTCTGGACTGACCATAGGCCCAGTTTCCTCCACGTCCACCTTTTCCCTCTATaatgttggatggatggatcactCTGGAGGACAGAACAAATACTGAAATTCCTCcaataacattaaaatgtttttttttttgtctttgtgatGATTATTTACTTCTTTTTGACAAACTTGTAAGCATTTCTGAGGACTTTGGGCTCAGTgtcaacacacactgctgctagTTCACCATTCCTGGAACTGAAAggacatctaaaaaaaaaaaaggaccatattgtcttaaaaaaagccattaaacgatatgttttgttgtttggtttGTAATTGAGGTAGTTACCTTTTCTTGTGCTGTTTTGACTTTTGTGTAATGAGCTTCCACCAGTCCAGGCCCAGCTGATTCCCACACTGGCCAACTTGCAGCACTACAGCAGACATACTTCTGACCAGGCGTTAGGAAGTTATACAGCATTATAACACGCCTAATCAATGACAAATGTGTGTTGAACTAAATCAATAACAAAACAGCTACATATCTGATTAATGTACAGAGTCTGTATTTACCTTAAACGGTGCTAGCTCTCGCAGCTAACCAAATCCGTGTTTCATTTCATTCCGTGTAACAAACCCACGACCAGTCGGCGGTTCGAACCCGATCCAGGGCCTGCTGTGACTGCTTATAACCGCCTTTTGAGCGCTCGACTTGAAGTGTGCTGATCAGTGTGATGGTGTTCTCTGTGAATGCAgctgaagaggaggaggagtccAAACCGGTGCATTGTATCGAGTcaggagcgtgtgtgtgagtttgcCCTGGCCGTCTTCACTAGACCATGAAGCAAAAAGGAGTCTGCTTTCCACGACATGCTCGACGGTGCTGAGAAAGTGCACCAGAAGCAAACCTCGGCTCTCTTCATGGACTCCATTTGGATTAACCTGTCTCGAAAATTTACTTGAAGCTCACCTAAAAATCCCGAAGCGCATCTACTGAATCCGTGGGACGAGCTGTTTTTGAGGAGTGTTAGCCGGCTAGCTCGTTGGAGGCTAAGCTGGCTATCCCGTCCGTGTGGATTTGACGTTTCATGGTGGATGTTTATCAAACAGCCCATAGAGATTCCTGCCTCTCTTGGTGTCGACGATGGGGGATTTACCTGAATTAGACCAGAGCCCGAAGTGAGTATTTTCTCTGTGTTTGCATCGCATTTGATCAATTTGCCCAACTTTATACACAAACATCTACAGCAAAGCTTGCTAGCTAAACCGCTACTGATTCCTCCCCCCGAGCTAACTGGTTCTAGTTATCCGCCTGGTTTAGCAGTCtctaaatccagaaatcactcTCCTGTTATATTTAGACCTAAAACAATCAATGATCACTTGTAAGatggttaaaaaaacatacacctCACAACTAGTAGTGAACTAGCCGACTTTCTGTAGCATTCGTTAACCTCATGTCTTAACTGGTCAATCGCAGCGTATATGCTAAACTAAACTATAACCCACTATGTGGCCGAAACCTCTACCAGATCACCTCATTCACAACCGTGTCAATCAGTGAATGAGCCAAAACAGATCTGATGTATGACTGTCCCGCTAacacggacggacggacggacggacaccGAGGCCTCGCCACTAGGCCTCTGTATCTGCGGTGTAAATTTCACAGCCTTCCCCCCACGCCTGCTTCCTGTGCAGCCGTTTTATTGGGGTTATTCTCGCAGGCTGCCATATTCAACTCACACGTTTCTGTCCGGCTCGTTCTGCTTCCAGCGAGCAAAGAGAATCGATAGGAGGTTAGCATGGGCATGAAATCATTTGCACGATTAGGATTGCTTCTGCACAAATTTATTCGAGATACAAACGTGTAACATTGAACATGCATATTACACGGGCACCTATTCTCTACAGCCAAacggggtttgtgtgtgtgtgtgtgtgtgtgtgtgtgtgtgtgtgtgtgtgtgtgtgtgtgtgtgttattggcCTTTGTGTTGTTGCATCGATCGAGTGTGCGTTATGTTGAGGGTCTGCCATCGTTTTCTGCACATGTAAGGCTTTTGCTCTCTGAGACAAAAGGTACCCTCTTTGAACAAGGACAGGTAACCTACTGATTTGCACccggtttaaaaagaaaaagaaaagccccccaaaaaaacatttgatcaGTGTTGTAGGATTTCACCAGCACGTAGTAAAGCTCgtttttttgcaaatgtctAGCTAAGACTCGTGCAGTTCTCCTGAGACGTGTTTACCCTTGATTTTCAGAGTCTGGGcaaacatttgcatattaatttGGTTTCCTTTTTGGCGTCACGCAGCTCTCCAT belongs to Silurus meridionalis isolate SWU-2019-XX chromosome 4, ASM1480568v1, whole genome shotgun sequence and includes:
- the LOC124384162 gene encoding tubulin gamma chain-like, whose product is MSAVVLQVGQCGNQLGLDWWKLITQKSKQHKKRCPFSSRNGELAAVCVDTEPKVLRNAYKFVKKKVIHPSNIIEGKGGRGGNWAYGYHGGRGETENALLQQTMEAVRREAERQDYYGGTVLLHSLSGGTGSGFGSRLCEDIREEFPVGHILTVSVVPHQSGESPLQHYNTLLSLAALHRSTDGILLFHNDHVLSQAGFQQKSHAGFGAVSCGFPQSTLSAMNAHITSCMAGLLMPLRSLTTGSGQGLGIEPWELVRSVCPVPTAKLLYTAQASASETTHWDTLVSETLRNLPQFSPDGKPYSSRAVLAVARGNQDNTFILSNVLQKLQQGHRCVPWNPFPVDHWTDPRNEAKVSLSTRTLTVCSNHSSVTRLLGHVVQRATEMLSARAYLHWYERYGIGMEEFQQALNTISGLIEEYESQ